A genome region from Populus alba chromosome 3, ASM523922v2, whole genome shotgun sequence includes the following:
- the LOC118028556 gene encoding cullin-1 has product MSKDRKTTELEEGWEYMQNGISKLKGILDGSLEQFSSEEYMMLYTTIYNMCTQKPPNDYSQQLYDKYREAFQVYINSTVLPSIREKHDEFMLRELVKRWVNHKIMVRWLSRFFNYLDRYFIARRSLPPLNEVGLACFRDLVYQEVHSQAKDAVLDVIGKERDGEQIDRALLKNVLDIYVEIGMSQMDHYADDFEAHMLQGTGAYYSVKAANWIREDSCPDYMIKAEECLKRERDRVSHYLHSSSEIKLVEKVQHELLVVNANQLLEKENSGVRALLRDDKVEDLSRMFRLYHKVTRGLEPVSNVFKQHITAEGTALIQQAEDAASSQAANGGVQEQVLIRKIIELHDKYMTYVTACFQNHTLFHKAMKEAFEIFCNKTVAGSSSAELLATFCDTILRKGGSEKLSDEAIEETLEKVVKLLAFISDKDLFAEFYRKKLARRLLFDRSANDEHERSILSKLKQQCGGQFTSKMEGMVTDLQLAKEHQSSFDEYLANNPSTRPGIDLQVNVLTTGYWPTYKSSDINLPAEMARGVEVFKEFYDLKSKHRKLTWIYSLGSCHINAKFDQKTIELVVTTYQACLLMLFNTSDKLSYSEIMTQSNLSDDDLPRLLHSLSCGKYKILSKEPNTKTVNQNDYFEFNHKFNDRMRRIKVPLPLVDERKKVVEDVDKDRRYAIDAAIVRIMKSRKVLGHQQLVLECVEQLNLMFKPDIKAIKKRIEDLISRDYLERDKENPNMFKYLA; this is encoded by the exons ATGAGTAAGGATCGCAAGACTACCGAACTTGAGGAAGGATGGGAATATATGCAGAATGGGATCTCAAAGCTGAAGGGGATCCTGGATGGATCACTAGAGCAATTCAGCTCTGAAGAATATATGATGCTTTACAC AACTATCTACAATATGTGTACTCAGAAGCCACCAAATGACTATTCTCAACAGCTTTATGACAAGTACAGGGAAGCTTTTCAAGTATATATTAACTCCACG GTATTACCATCAATAAGGGAGAAACATGATGAGTTTATGCTGAGGGAGCTTGTAAAAAGATGggttaatcataaaattatggttAGGTGGTTGTCACGCTTCTTCAATTATCTTGACCGTTACTTCATTGCTCGGAGGTCACTTCCACCACTTAATGAAGTTGGACTGGCTTGCTTCCGTGATCTG gtttatcaGGAAGTGCATAGTCAAGCCAAGGATGCTGTGCTTGATGTG ATTGGTAAAGAACGTGATGGGGAACAGATAGACAGAGCACTGCTAAAGAATGTTTTAGATATATACGTTGAGATTGGAATGTCACAAATGGATCATTATGCAGATGATTTTGAAGCACACATGCTTCAAGGTACTGGTGCTTACTATTCTGTCAAAGCAGCAAACTGGATTCGAGAGGATTCTTGTCCAGATTACATGATAAAG GCTGAGGAAtgcttgaagagagagagagatagagttTCTCACTACTTGCATTCAAGCAGTGAGATAAAATTAGTGGAG AAAGTTCAACATGAGTTATTGGTGGTCAATGCAAATCAACTGCTAGAGAAGGAAAATTCTGGAGTTCGTGCATTGCTCAGAGATGACAAG GTGGAAGATCTATCCAGGATGTTTAGGCTTTATCATAAGGTTACCCGTGGCTTGGAACCTGTTTCTAATGTATTCAAGCAG CATATTACTGCTGAAGGAACAGCCTTGATCCAGCAGGCAGAAGACGCTGCGAGTAGCCAG GCTGCAAATGGTGGTGTTCAGGAACAA GTTCTCATTCGAAAGATAATTGAGCTGCATGATAAATACATGACTTATGTGACTGCTTGTTTTCAAAACCACACATTGTTTCACAAG GCCATGAAAGAGGCTTTTGAGATCTTTTGCAATAAAACAGTTGCTGGGAGCTCAAGTGCTGAACTACTGGCAACCTTTTGTGACACTATCCTCCGAAAGGGTGGAAGTGAGAAACTAAGTGACGAAGCCATTGAAGAAACACTGGAGAAG GTGGTTAAGCTGCTTGCATTTATTAGTGACAAGGACCTTTTTGCTGAATTTTATAG gaAAAAACTAGCCCGTCGACTTCTTTTTGATCGGAGTGCTAACGATGAACATGAAAGGAGTATACTGTCAAAATTGAAGCAGCAATGTGGTGGACAATTTACCTCAAAGATGGAAGGAATG GTCACAGATTTGCAATTGGCAAAGGAACATCAGTCCAGCTTTGACGAGTATCTTGCCAATAACCCATCCACACGTCCGGGGATTGATTTGCAAGTAAATGTTCTCACAACTGGGTACTGGCCAACGTATAAATCCTCTGATATCAACCTACCTGCAGAAATG GCTAGGGGAGTGGAAGTTTTCAAGGAGTTCTATGATCTGAAGAGCAAGCACAGAAAACTAACATGGATTTACTCTTTGGGATCTTGCCACATTAATGCCAAGTTTGACCAAAAAACTATTGAGCTGGTTGTGACGACCTACCAG GCTTGTCTCCTGATGCTTTTTAATACTTCAGACAAACTCAGTTACTCAGAGATTATGACCCAGTCAAACTTGAGTGATGATGACTTGCCTAGATTGCTTCATTCCCTGTCATGTGGCAAGTATAAAATCCTTAGCAAGGAGCCAAACACAAAGACTGTTAACCAAAATGATTACTTTGAGTTCAATCACAAGTTCAATGATAGGATGAGGAGGATCAAG GTTCCTCTTCCACTTGTTGATGAAAGAAAGAAGGTTGTTGAAGACGTCGACAAAGACAGACGGTATGCTATTGATGCTGCAATTGTGCGCATCATGAAGAGTCGGAAAGTGTTGGGTCATCAACAGCTTGTCTTGGAGTGTGTTGAGCAG